From the genome of Mugil cephalus isolate CIBA_MC_2020 chromosome 2, CIBA_Mcephalus_1.1, whole genome shotgun sequence, one region includes:
- the LOC125002295 gene encoding histone H3 codes for MARTKQTARKSTGGKAPRKQLATKAARKSAPATGGVKKPHRYRPGTVALREIRRYQKSTELLIRKLPFQRLVREIAQDFKTDLRFQSSAVMALQEASEAYLVGLFEDTNLCAIHAKRVTIMPKDIQLARRIRGERA; via the coding sequence atggCAAGAACCAAGCAGACCGCCCGTAAGTCCACCGGAGGCAAAGCCCCCAGGAAGCAGCTCGCCACCAAGGCTGCCCGTAAGAGCGCCCCGGCCACCGGCGGCGTCAAGAAGCCTCACCGTTACAGGCCCGGTACCGTGGCTCTCAGAGAGATCCGTCGCTACCAGAAATCCACCGAGCTGCTCATCCGCAAGCTGCCCTTCCAGCGCCTGGTCCGTGAAATCGCTCAGGACTTCAAGACCGACCTGCGCTTCCAGAGCTCCGCTGTCATGGCTCTGCAGGAGGCCAGCGAGGCTTACCTGGTCGGTCTCTTCGAGGACACCAACCTGTGCGCCATCCACGCCAAGAGAGTCACCATCATGCCCAAAGACATTCAGCTGGCCCGCCGCATCCGTGGAGAGAGAGCTTAA